In the Nocardioides panaciterrulae genome, CCGCGGTACTCGCGGGTGCGCTCGATCGCGACGACGTCCTTGTACTCCTCCACGACGCACAGCACCGAGGGGTCGCGCCGCGGGTCACGGCAGATGCGGCACTGCTCCTCCTCGGAGACGTTGAAGCAGATGCTGCAGAACTTGACCCGGGCCTTGACCTCGATCAGCACGTCGGCGAGCCGGCGCACGTCGGTGGGGTCGGCCTGGAGCAGGTGGAACGCGATGCGCTGCGCGCTCTTCGGGCCCACCCCGGGGAGCCGGCCGAGCTCGTCGATGAGGTCCTGGACGACGCCTTCGTACACGGAGCTGTTGCCTCGCCCTAGAAGCCGAGCTGGCCGCCGCCGGGCGCCCCGGGCAGGCCGCCGCCGGCCAGCGGCCCGAGGGTCTCGCTGGCGAGCGCGTCGGCCTGGGCCTTGGCGTCGCGGTAGGCGGCCACGATCATGTCGCCGAGGTCGGCGAGGTCGTCAGGGTCGGCGGCGTCGAAGCCGCCGGCGCTGATCCGGACGCCGACCAGCTCGCCTACGCCGTTGACCTCCACGGTCACGGCGCCGCCGGAGACGGTGCCCTCCACGGTGGTCTCGGACAGGCGGGCCTGGGCGCTCTGCAGCTGCTCCTGCATCTGCTGGGCCTGCTGGAGCAGCGCGTTCATGTCGAAGCCACCGCCGCCCAGGGCGTCGAAGGGGTTCTGG is a window encoding:
- the recR gene encoding recombination mediator RecR: MYEGVVQDLIDELGRLPGVGPKSAQRIAFHLLQADPTDVRRLADVLIEVKARVKFCSICFNVSEEEQCRICRDPRRDPSVLCVVEEYKDVVAIERTREYRGRYHVLGGAISPIDGIGPDQLRIRELMTRLADGTLTEVILATDPNLEGEATATYLTRMLKPLGLRVTRLASGLPVGGDLEYADEVTLGRAFAGRRSAE
- a CDS encoding YbaB/EbfC family nucleoid-associated protein, whose protein sequence is MSQNPFDALGGGGFDMNALLQQAQQMQEQLQSAQARLSETTVEGTVSGGAVTVEVNGVGELVGVRISAGGFDAADPDDLADLGDMIVAAYRDAKAQADALASETLGPLAGGGLPGAPGGGQLGF